The following proteins come from a genomic window of Pyxidicoccus sp. MSG2:
- a CDS encoding TauD/TfdA family dioxygenase, with protein sequence MKDSLPGLGARSRRPVKLSRTEMISTRLLDGEAYPLILEPRVEGLELVQWAKENRAYLEEELTRVGGLMLRGFRMEGVDGFADFVRATSGSPLPYTERSSPREVVKDQVYTSTSHPSDQEIFPHTEQSYNLTFPQKIYFHCITPSAEGGATPITCTRRILRELPREVVERFMARGYRYVRNFGEGLGLSWQEAFQTRERAEVERYCTENQIDFQWLGQDRLRTSQARRCVARHPTSGELAWFNHATFFHVSTLDPELVAHLRALYGEEDMPNNTFYGDGAPIEPEVLELLRAAYLQARVAVPWRKGDVLMLDNMLMGHGRQPFKGERSVVVAMADPRRWADVAHDGPPRG encoded by the coding sequence ATGAAGGACTCACTGCCGGGGCTCGGCGCGCGCTCGCGCCGGCCCGTGAAGCTCTCGCGGACGGAGATGATTTCCACGCGCCTGCTGGACGGCGAGGCGTACCCGCTCATCCTCGAGCCCCGCGTGGAGGGGCTGGAGCTGGTGCAGTGGGCGAAGGAGAACCGCGCGTACCTGGAGGAGGAGCTGACGCGCGTGGGCGGGCTGATGCTGCGCGGCTTCCGCATGGAGGGCGTGGACGGCTTCGCGGACTTCGTGCGCGCCACGTCGGGCTCGCCGCTGCCCTACACGGAGCGCTCCTCGCCGCGCGAGGTGGTCAAGGACCAGGTGTACACGTCCACCTCGCACCCGTCGGACCAGGAGATATTCCCGCACACGGAGCAGTCCTACAACCTGACGTTCCCGCAGAAGATCTACTTCCACTGCATCACCCCGTCGGCGGAAGGGGGCGCCACCCCCATCACCTGCACGCGCCGCATCCTCCGCGAGCTGCCGCGCGAGGTGGTGGAGCGCTTCATGGCCCGCGGCTACCGCTACGTGCGCAACTTCGGCGAGGGCCTGGGCCTGTCGTGGCAGGAGGCCTTCCAGACGCGGGAGCGCGCGGAGGTGGAGCGCTACTGCACGGAGAACCAGATCGACTTCCAGTGGCTCGGGCAGGACCGGCTGCGCACCAGCCAGGCCCGCCGCTGCGTGGCCCGGCACCCGACGTCCGGGGAGCTGGCGTGGTTCAACCACGCCACGTTCTTCCACGTGAGCACGCTGGACCCGGAGCTGGTGGCGCACCTGCGCGCCCTCTACGGCGAAGAGGACATGCCCAACAACACCTTCTACGGCGATGGCGCGCCCATCGAGCCGGAGGTGCTGGAGCTGCTGCGCGCCGCGTACCTGCAGGCCCGCGTGGCGGTGCCCTGGCGCAAGGGCGACGTGCTGATGCTGGACAACATGCTGATGGGCCACGGTCGCCAGCCCTTCAAGGGCGAGCGCAGCGTGGTGGTAGCCATGGCGGACCCGAGGCGCTGGGCGGACGTGGCCCATGACGGCCCGCCGCGGGGATGA
- a CDS encoding TauD/TfdA family dioxygenase, protein MTSKTDIGGSGISARRRAPVKVSATSLVKVGSLPGAEGFPLVVEPNLEGLDAAGWAASHKAWLDEKLLESGAILFRGFRVPDAFAFRDFVGALSSELLDYLERAAPRTQVAPNVFTSTEFAADQSIPLHHEMSYSHNWPSRLWFFCDVPSPVGGATPLAPERRVTARIPADIKERFLAKKVMYVRNYGEGVDLPWQDAFQTRERAEVERYCRGCGMTYEWRDGDRLRTRAIRQVMANHPRTGEALWFNHAPIFHETNLVPEVREGLRAQFRPDEMPRNAFYGDGSPLEPEVLEHLRRIYDESTVRFPWQQGDILMVDNFLAVHGRDPFEGERSILVSMAELYVSPDVVPA, encoded by the coding sequence ATGACGAGCAAGACCGACATCGGAGGTTCCGGTATTTCCGCGCGTCGTCGCGCGCCCGTGAAGGTGTCCGCCACGTCCCTGGTGAAGGTGGGGAGCCTGCCGGGTGCCGAGGGTTTCCCGCTGGTGGTGGAGCCCAACCTGGAAGGGCTGGACGCCGCCGGCTGGGCCGCCAGCCACAAGGCGTGGCTCGACGAGAAGCTGCTGGAGTCCGGCGCCATCCTCTTCCGCGGCTTCCGCGTGCCGGACGCCTTCGCCTTCCGCGACTTCGTGGGCGCGCTGAGCAGCGAGCTGCTGGACTACCTGGAGCGCGCGGCCCCGCGCACGCAGGTGGCGCCCAACGTCTTCACGTCCACCGAGTTCGCCGCGGACCAGTCCATCCCGCTGCACCACGAGATGTCGTACTCCCACAACTGGCCCAGCCGGCTGTGGTTCTTCTGCGACGTGCCCTCCCCCGTCGGCGGCGCCACGCCCCTGGCGCCGGAGCGCCGCGTGACGGCGCGCATCCCCGCCGACATCAAGGAGCGCTTCCTGGCGAAGAAGGTCATGTACGTGCGCAACTACGGCGAGGGCGTGGACCTGCCCTGGCAGGACGCCTTCCAGACGCGGGAGCGCGCGGAGGTGGAGCGCTACTGCCGCGGGTGCGGGATGACGTACGAGTGGCGCGACGGCGACCGGCTGCGCACGCGCGCCATCCGCCAGGTGATGGCCAACCACCCGCGCACGGGCGAGGCGCTGTGGTTCAACCACGCGCCCATCTTCCACGAGACCAACCTGGTCCCCGAGGTGCGCGAGGGACTGCGCGCCCAGTTCCGCCCGGACGAGATGCCGCGCAACGCCTTCTATGGCGACGGCAGCCCACTGGAGCCCGAGGTGCTGGAGCACCTGCGCCGCATCTACGACGAGTCCACCGTGCGATTCCCCTGGCAGCAGGGCGACATCCTCATGGTGGACAACTTCCTCGCGGTCCACGGGCGCGACCCCTTCGAGGGGGAGCGCTCCATCCTGGTCTCCATGGCCGAGTTGTACGTCAGCCCCGACGTGGTCCCCGCGTAG
- a CDS encoding non-ribosomal peptide synthetase, producing the protein MSIDEIEGYPLSAEQRRLWAAGGTAGTQRVRAEVRIEGPLRVEALERAVAATCQRFEVLRTRLVRLAGMSTPLQAVADVSVALHRGALPPEAPGEAAPRFALVQDGPERHRLQVELPALCMDAFALRDLVAAIGREYAGASDEGEPLQYIDYADWQREFLAGEDKAEAAAYWRRQAESIPSPTTLPHERREGARTAGTLGMLEAWVEAPEPVRALARRFGVDEATLTHATFQVLLWRLSGNSPVVSARRFDGRAYEQLEGALGTFARSLPVVTPIPQDYRLADLLEPLRQTNAAHQKHAIAFDADTYPSLVPSPAQAPCTFRFVSWADAEHGGARFHLERLEAHEDVAGLLLSLTDDGHRLALRLEYDSGRFAEADMRRFLQAFRALLADLCAHPEARLVSLRLLDAAEERRVVREWNATALAGDATCVHERFAALAASQPDAPAVVCEGTRLTFQEANRRANQLAHHLRALGVGTGDAVGLCLPRSVDAIVALLGILKAGAAYVPLDPELPAKRLAFILENTRAPVAVTTAELEGRLEGFTGTRVRLDADQAQVAARSDADPKVAVDGEHLAYVLYTSGSSGQPKGVMVRHGGLANLGLALEQAIYKGRGERLAVGLNAPLAFDASVKQVIQVCRGHTLHVLTDRIRLDGKALAAYLREHPLDVLDLTPTQLRLLLENDEGVPLARMPVLLLGGEAIDPALWKRLATEGRGAYNLYGPTECTVDTTVVPVTSAASEPTIGGPLANVRTYLLDAGLRPVPVGVPGELYIGGHGVARGYCGRPDLSAERFVPDPFSDTPGARMYRSGDVMRFTEDGHLVFLGRTDFQVKVRGFRIELEEIEQCLGSHPAVKHAAVTARDDAQGDRQLVAYVVPRRRHAARLDKRARYALPNGLAVLHQNKNETDYLYRELFQERLYIRHGVHLPEQGVIFDVGANIGMFSLFASINSPACRVYAFEPLPPLYDTATANCELYGPRVKTFPFGLSNHEHAPTFTFYGRYTMMSGRSEYANAEDEVDVIKTFLRNQRSAGDASAETLLLNADELLEGRFAEERHTVRLRRLSDVIREEGVERIDLLKVDVQRAEMDVLEGIDAEHWPMILQVVMEVHDARGHASEGRVRQVTQLLEMHGFRVRAEQDPLLQGTDRHNLYAWREDRPVVPAPASAAVDPREQAPLLTADAVRAHLKQVLPEFMLPRHVLLMEELPLTLTGKVNRQALPAPESVATQASASYVEPRNDLERRIAAIFAEVLKVERVGINDHFFDLGGHSLLLVQAHNRITKALGAQFSMLDLFRHPTVASLVTFLDAGGEKPKERAEDVDEAARRRVEAMKRQKDRSKSRGDK; encoded by the coding sequence ATGAGCATCGACGAGATTGAGGGCTATCCCCTCTCCGCCGAGCAGCGGCGCCTCTGGGCCGCGGGCGGCACGGCCGGGACGCAGCGGGTGCGCGCGGAGGTCCGCATCGAAGGGCCCTTGCGGGTGGAAGCGCTCGAGCGGGCCGTGGCCGCCACGTGCCAGCGCTTCGAAGTCCTCCGCACGCGGCTGGTGCGGCTGGCCGGCATGAGCACGCCCCTGCAGGCGGTGGCGGATGTCTCCGTCGCCCTGCACCGGGGCGCCCTGCCGCCGGAAGCGCCGGGAGAAGCCGCGCCGCGCTTCGCGCTGGTGCAGGACGGGCCCGAGCGCCACCGGCTCCAGGTGGAGCTGCCGGCGCTGTGCATGGACGCCTTCGCCCTGCGCGACCTGGTGGCCGCCATCGGCCGGGAGTACGCGGGCGCGAGCGACGAGGGCGAGCCCCTCCAGTACATCGACTACGCGGACTGGCAGCGCGAGTTCCTCGCGGGCGAGGACAAGGCCGAGGCCGCCGCGTACTGGCGCCGTCAGGCCGAGTCCATTCCCTCCCCCACCACCCTGCCCCATGAGCGCAGGGAGGGCGCGCGCACGGCGGGCACCCTGGGCATGCTGGAGGCCTGGGTGGAGGCCCCGGAGCCGGTGCGCGCGCTGGCCCGCCGCTTCGGCGTGGACGAAGCCACGCTGACGCACGCCACCTTCCAGGTGCTGCTGTGGCGCCTGTCGGGCAACAGCCCCGTGGTCTCCGCGCGCCGCTTCGACGGCCGCGCGTATGAGCAGCTCGAGGGCGCGCTGGGCACCTTCGCGCGCTCGCTGCCGGTGGTGACGCCCATTCCCCAGGACTACCGGCTGGCGGACCTGCTGGAGCCGTTGCGCCAGACGAATGCCGCGCACCAGAAGCACGCCATCGCCTTCGACGCGGACACCTACCCGTCGCTGGTTCCGTCCCCCGCGCAGGCTCCGTGCACCTTCCGCTTCGTGTCCTGGGCGGACGCGGAGCATGGCGGCGCGCGCTTCCACCTGGAGCGCCTGGAGGCCCACGAGGACGTGGCGGGCCTGCTGCTGTCGCTCACGGATGACGGCCACCGCCTCGCCCTTCGGCTCGAGTACGACTCCGGCCGCTTCGCGGAAGCGGACATGCGGCGCTTCCTCCAGGCCTTCCGCGCGTTGCTGGCCGACCTGTGCGCGCACCCCGAGGCCCGGTTGGTGTCGCTGCGCCTGCTCGACGCGGCCGAGGAGCGCCGCGTGGTTCGCGAGTGGAACGCCACCGCGCTGGCCGGGGACGCCACGTGTGTCCACGAGCGGTTCGCCGCGCTCGCCGCGTCACAGCCGGACGCGCCCGCCGTGGTCTGCGAGGGCACGCGCCTCACGTTCCAGGAGGCCAACCGCCGCGCCAACCAGCTCGCGCACCACCTGCGCGCGCTGGGCGTGGGGACGGGGGACGCCGTCGGCCTGTGCCTGCCGCGCTCGGTGGACGCCATCGTCGCCCTGCTGGGCATCCTCAAGGCGGGCGCGGCCTACGTGCCGTTGGACCCGGAGCTGCCCGCGAAGCGGCTCGCCTTCATCCTGGAGAACACCCGCGCCCCCGTCGCCGTCACCACGGCCGAGCTGGAGGGGCGCCTGGAGGGCTTCACCGGCACCCGCGTGCGCCTGGACGCGGACCAGGCACAGGTGGCCGCGAGGAGCGACGCGGACCCGAAGGTGGCGGTGGACGGCGAGCACCTCGCATACGTGCTCTACACCTCCGGCTCCAGCGGCCAGCCCAAGGGCGTCATGGTGCGCCACGGCGGGCTGGCGAACCTGGGCCTCGCGCTGGAGCAGGCCATCTACAAAGGGCGCGGCGAGCGGCTGGCGGTGGGCCTCAACGCTCCGCTCGCCTTCGACGCCTCCGTGAAGCAGGTCATCCAGGTGTGCCGGGGCCACACGCTCCACGTGCTCACCGACCGCATCCGCCTGGACGGCAAGGCGCTGGCGGCCTACCTGCGCGAGCACCCGCTGGACGTGCTGGACCTCACGCCCACCCAGCTGCGCCTGCTCCTGGAGAACGACGAGGGCGTGCCGCTGGCGCGGATGCCGGTGCTGCTGCTGGGCGGCGAGGCCATCGACCCGGCCCTCTGGAAGCGGCTCGCCACGGAGGGGCGCGGCGCCTACAACCTCTACGGCCCCACCGAGTGCACGGTGGACACCACCGTGGTGCCCGTCACGTCCGCGGCCTCGGAGCCGACCATCGGCGGGCCGCTCGCCAACGTGCGCACGTACCTGCTGGACGCGGGGCTGCGGCCCGTGCCCGTGGGCGTGCCGGGAGAGCTGTACATCGGCGGCCACGGCGTGGCGCGCGGCTACTGCGGCCGGCCCGACCTGTCCGCGGAGCGCTTCGTGCCGGACCCGTTCAGCGACACGCCCGGCGCGCGGATGTACCGCAGCGGCGACGTGATGCGCTTCACCGAGGACGGGCACCTCGTGTTCCTCGGCCGCACCGACTTCCAGGTGAAGGTGCGCGGCTTCCGCATCGAGCTGGAGGAAATCGAGCAGTGCCTGGGCAGCCACCCGGCGGTGAAGCACGCCGCGGTGACGGCACGTGACGACGCCCAGGGCGACCGCCAGTTGGTGGCGTACGTCGTCCCCCGGCGCCGCCATGCCGCGCGGCTGGACAAGCGCGCCCGCTACGCGCTCCCCAACGGGCTGGCCGTCCTCCACCAGAACAAGAACGAGACGGACTACCTCTACCGCGAGCTGTTCCAGGAGCGCCTGTACATCCGCCACGGCGTCCACCTGCCGGAGCAGGGCGTCATCTTCGACGTCGGCGCGAACATCGGCATGTTCTCGCTGTTCGCCAGCATCAATTCTCCGGCGTGCCGCGTGTACGCCTTCGAGCCGCTCCCTCCGCTGTACGACACGGCCACCGCGAACTGCGAGCTGTACGGCCCCCGGGTGAAGACCTTCCCCTTCGGCCTCTCCAACCACGAGCACGCGCCGACGTTCACCTTCTACGGCCGCTACACGATGATGTCCGGCCGCAGCGAGTACGCCAACGCGGAGGACGAGGTGGACGTCATCAAGACGTTCCTCCGCAACCAGCGCTCCGCGGGAGACGCGTCGGCGGAGACGCTGCTGCTCAACGCGGACGAGCTGCTGGAAGGACGCTTCGCCGAGGAGCGCCACACGGTGCGGCTGCGCCGCCTGTCCGACGTCATCCGCGAGGAGGGCGTGGAGCGCATCGACCTGCTCAAGGTGGACGTGCAGCGCGCGGAGATGGACGTGCTGGAGGGCATCGACGCCGAGCACTGGCCGATGATTCTCCAGGTCGTCATGGAGGTCCACGACGCCCGGGGCCACGCCAGCGAGGGCCGGGTGCGGCAGGTGACGCAGCTTTTGGAGATGCACGGCTTCCGCGTGCGGGCGGAGCAGGACCCGCTGCTCCAGGGCACGGACCGGCACAACCTCTACGCGTGGCGCGAGGACCGGCCGGTGGTACCGGCGCCGGCCTCCGCCGCGGTGGACCCGCGCGAGCAGGCGCCCCTGCTCACCGCCGACGCGGTGCGCGCGCACCTCAAGCAGGTGCTGCCGGAGTTCATGCTGCCCCGGCACGTGCTGCTGATGGAAGAATTGCCCCTCACCCTCACCGGCAAGGTGAACCGCCAGGCCCTGCCGGCGCCGGAGAGCGTGGCCACGCAGGCGAGCGCCAGCTACGTGGAGCCGCGCAATGATCTGGAGCGCCGCATCGCCGCCATCTTCGCGGAGGTGCTGAAGGTGGAGCGGGTGGGCATCAACGACCACTTCTTCGACCTGGGCGGGCACTCGCTGCTGCTGGTGCAGGCCCACAACCGCATCACCAAGGCGCTCGGGGCCCAGTTCTCCATGCTGGACCTCTTCCGCCACCCGACGGTGGCCTCGCTCGTCACCTTCCTGGACGCGGGTGGGGAGAAGCCGAAGGAGCGGGCCGAGGACGTGGACGAGGCCGCCCGCCGCCGGGTGGAAGCCATGAAGCGACAGAAGGACCGCAGCAAGTCCCGGGGTGACAAGTGA
- a CDS encoding condensation domain-containing protein — MSFLQALESRAESSPESLAFTFLADGESEESSLTNAQVLRRTREVGGMLQEAGARGERVLLLFPPGLDYLIAFLGCLQAGAIAVPAYPPDPMRLGRTLPRLDALTADAQARFVLAPAFIRDMAGEFFEQARALAGARWLAIEDAQPGHASDWTDPGSTPDTVAFLQYTSGSTGTPRGVVLTHANLLHNSQAIQRCFAHDTNSVGVIWLPPYHDMGLIGGILQPLYVGFPVVLMSPLDFLARPMRWLQAVSRYRATTSGGPNFAYELCARKATPEQVAQLDLSSWRLAFNGAEPLHPATLRRFSETFAPCGFRPEAMYPCYGLAEATLIVSGGQKAALPVQRHLRKDALERNEAVAVPDTEAGALALVGCGTRLPDQELLIVDPQSRLPRPEGQVGEVWLRGPSIAQGYWSRPSETEATFLARRADDPAAGPYLRTGDLGFLLDGELFVTGRLKDLIIVRGRNHYPHDVERTAVACHPALRPGCSAAFGVEADGGEQLVLVQEVDTRKAFDAAALAESIRQAVAGEHGVLLHAVVLIEPGSLPKTSSGKVQRRASKAAWLAGHLQVVASDVRAVEAGDDVAESPAAQSVTLPPLAELRAMPREARDERLAAWLLARAAVARRVPASRIDRDAPLVQLGLDSLGSVELRADIENALGVSIPLAELLSSLTFAELTRRCQDSLESGTEGPPRPSPVPRGAYLPLSYPQEDMWLASRLDASGGGYNISAALSLGGDPRPAWLEAAFLEIVRRHETLRTCFPEVDGKPVQRILPPSPIPLPVEDLRGLDADAREARVRQVALDEALEPFTLKTGPLLRARLLRLAEAKHVLLFTVHHIAADGWSMRLLIQELTTVYSALQRDVPPALAPLPYQYADFAVWQRQRLAGEHLESLLGWWRQEVAGLPAELKLPTDREPQGPPDAHGGTLSVVLPPALLPKLQESCARHGVTPFMWLLGCFQTLLARTTGQEDVPVGVADLGRGAPGSERLIGNFVNMLVMRTRLGGDPSFAEVLRRVKDVALGAATHAELPFEQLSRGRPPLFRAAFGTQNQPRERISLPGLEVEPLLFDTGVSRLDLTLWASETPEGLRCHWTYATRLFDAASVERLHRQLVGLLEATLVRPETRLAALPLEADDDATVKGALGRLGARRRRPSGSAGSQTP, encoded by the coding sequence ATGAGTTTCCTGCAAGCCCTAGAGTCGCGTGCGGAGTCGAGTCCCGAGTCGCTGGCCTTCACCTTTCTGGCGGACGGGGAGTCGGAAGAGTCATCGCTGACGAACGCGCAGGTGCTGAGGCGCACTCGCGAGGTGGGCGGGATGCTCCAGGAGGCGGGTGCGCGCGGCGAGCGCGTGCTGCTCCTGTTCCCTCCGGGTCTCGACTACCTCATCGCCTTCCTGGGGTGTCTCCAGGCGGGGGCCATCGCGGTTCCCGCCTACCCGCCGGACCCGATGCGACTGGGCCGCACGCTGCCCCGGCTGGACGCGCTGACCGCAGACGCGCAGGCGCGCTTCGTGCTGGCACCCGCGTTCATCCGCGACATGGCAGGCGAGTTCTTCGAGCAGGCCCGCGCGCTGGCCGGTGCCCGGTGGCTGGCCATCGAGGACGCGCAGCCCGGCCACGCGAGCGACTGGACGGACCCGGGCTCCACGCCGGACACGGTGGCCTTCCTCCAGTACACCTCGGGGTCCACCGGCACGCCGCGCGGCGTGGTGCTCACGCACGCCAACCTGCTCCACAACTCCCAGGCCATCCAGCGCTGCTTCGCGCACGACACGAACAGCGTGGGCGTCATCTGGCTGCCGCCGTACCACGACATGGGGCTCATCGGCGGCATCCTCCAGCCGCTCTACGTGGGCTTCCCCGTCGTGCTGATGTCGCCGCTGGACTTCCTGGCGCGCCCGATGCGCTGGCTCCAGGCGGTGTCGCGCTACCGCGCCACCACCAGCGGCGGGCCCAACTTCGCCTATGAGCTGTGCGCCCGGAAGGCCACCCCCGAGCAGGTCGCCCAGCTGGACCTGAGCTCGTGGCGACTGGCCTTCAACGGCGCGGAGCCGCTGCACCCCGCCACGCTGCGGCGCTTCAGCGAGACGTTCGCTCCCTGTGGCTTCCGCCCCGAGGCGATGTACCCCTGCTACGGCCTCGCGGAGGCGACGCTCATCGTCTCCGGTGGACAGAAGGCGGCGCTCCCCGTGCAGCGCCACCTCCGCAAGGATGCGCTGGAGCGCAACGAGGCCGTGGCCGTGCCCGACACCGAGGCCGGCGCGCTGGCCCTGGTAGGCTGCGGCACGCGGCTGCCGGACCAGGAGCTGCTCATCGTGGACCCGCAGAGCCGGCTGCCCCGGCCCGAGGGCCAGGTCGGCGAGGTCTGGCTGCGCGGGCCCAGCATCGCGCAGGGCTACTGGAGCCGCCCCTCGGAAACGGAGGCCACCTTCCTCGCGCGGCGCGCGGATGACCCGGCGGCCGGCCCCTACCTGCGCACCGGCGACCTGGGCTTCCTGCTGGACGGCGAGCTGTTCGTCACCGGCCGCCTCAAGGACCTCATCATCGTCCGGGGCCGCAACCACTACCCCCATGACGTGGAGCGCACCGCCGTCGCGTGCCACCCCGCCCTGCGGCCCGGGTGCTCGGCGGCCTTCGGCGTGGAGGCGGACGGAGGCGAGCAGCTCGTCCTGGTGCAGGAGGTGGATACGCGCAAGGCGTTCGACGCGGCGGCCCTCGCGGAGTCCATCCGCCAGGCCGTGGCCGGCGAGCATGGCGTCCTCCTCCACGCCGTGGTCCTCATCGAGCCAGGCAGCCTGCCCAAGACGTCCAGCGGCAAGGTCCAGCGGCGCGCGAGCAAGGCCGCGTGGCTGGCCGGACACCTCCAGGTGGTGGCCAGTGACGTCCGGGCGGTGGAGGCGGGCGACGACGTGGCGGAGTCCCCGGCTGCCCAGTCCGTGACGCTGCCGCCCCTGGCCGAGCTGCGCGCGATGCCCCGAGAGGCCCGCGACGAGCGGCTCGCCGCGTGGCTGCTGGCGCGCGCCGCGGTGGCGAGGCGGGTACCCGCCTCGCGCATCGACCGGGACGCGCCGCTCGTGCAGCTCGGCCTGGACTCGCTGGGCTCGGTGGAGCTGCGCGCGGACATCGAGAACGCGCTCGGCGTGTCCATTCCGCTGGCGGAGTTGCTGAGCAGTCTCACCTTCGCGGAGCTGACGCGGCGCTGTCAGGACTCCCTGGAGAGCGGCACGGAGGGGCCTCCACGCCCGTCCCCGGTGCCTCGCGGCGCGTACCTGCCGCTGTCGTACCCGCAGGAGGACATGTGGCTTGCTTCGCGCCTGGATGCCAGCGGCGGCGGCTACAACATCTCCGCGGCGCTGAGCCTGGGGGGTGACCCGCGGCCGGCCTGGCTGGAGGCGGCCTTCCTGGAAATCGTCCGCCGTCACGAGACGCTGCGGACGTGCTTCCCCGAGGTGGATGGCAAGCCAGTGCAGCGCATCCTGCCCCCATCCCCTATTCCCCTACCCGTGGAGGACCTGCGCGGTCTCGACGCGGACGCGCGCGAGGCCCGGGTCAGGCAGGTGGCGCTGGACGAGGCGCTCGAGCCCTTCACGCTGAAGACGGGGCCCCTCCTCCGCGCGCGGCTGCTGCGCCTTGCTGAAGCGAAGCATGTGCTGCTGTTCACGGTGCACCACATCGCCGCGGATGGCTGGTCGATGCGACTGCTCATCCAGGAGCTGACCACCGTGTACTCGGCCCTCCAGCGGGACGTGCCGCCCGCGCTCGCGCCGCTGCCATACCAGTACGCGGACTTCGCGGTGTGGCAGCGCCAGCGGCTGGCCGGTGAGCACCTGGAGTCGCTGCTGGGCTGGTGGCGCCAGGAGGTGGCGGGGCTGCCCGCCGAGCTGAAGCTGCCCACGGACCGCGAGCCCCAGGGCCCGCCGGACGCGCACGGCGGCACGCTGAGCGTGGTGCTGCCCCCGGCGCTGCTGCCGAAGCTCCAGGAGTCCTGCGCGCGCCACGGGGTAACGCCATTCATGTGGCTGCTCGGGTGCTTCCAGACGCTGCTGGCGCGCACCACCGGCCAGGAGGACGTGCCGGTGGGCGTGGCGGACCTGGGCCGCGGCGCCCCCGGCTCCGAGCGGCTCATCGGCAACTTCGTCAACATGCTGGTGATGCGCACGCGGCTCGGCGGAGACCCGTCCTTCGCCGAGGTGCTGCGCCGGGTGAAGGACGTGGCGCTGGGCGCCGCCACCCACGCGGAGCTGCCCTTCGAGCAGCTCTCACGCGGCCGGCCGCCCCTGTTCCGCGCGGCCTTCGGCACCCAGAACCAGCCGCGCGAGCGCATCTCACTGCCCGGCCTGGAGGTGGAGCCGCTCCTGTTCGACACCGGCGTGTCCCGGCTGGACCTCACGCTGTGGGCGTCCGAGACGCCCGAGGGCCTGCGCTGCCACTGGACCTACGCCACCCGCCTGTTCGACGCAGCCAGCGTGGAACGGCTGCACCGGCAGCTCGTGGGGCTTCTGGAGGCCACACTGGTGCGCCCCGAGACGAGGCTGGCCGCCCTGCCCCTGGAGGCCGACGACGACGCGACAGTGAAGGGCGCGCTGGGCCGGCTCGGTGCCCGGCGGCGGCGCCCTTCGGGTTCGGCCGGGAGTCAAACGCCATGA
- a CDS encoding UdgX family uracil-DNA binding protein (This protein belongs to the uracil DNA glycosylase superfamily, members of which act in excision repair of DNA. However, it belongs more specifically to UdgX branch, whose founding member was found to bind uracil in DNA (where it does not belong), without cleaving it, appears to promote DNA repair by a pathway involving RecA, rather than base excision.) — translation MAPDLVSFRAVARGLLARGEPPERVRFEESGAAQGSLPALGAPVTELGLSSGPSAPAVPRDFLGLAEKVVCHRDAERWALLYRVLWRLTHGERNLLEVDSDVDVHRLRMMERAVRRDVHEMTAFVRFRRVERGGVEHFIAWHRPDHLIVRHVAPFFVRRFPSMRWSVLTPDACVHWDLARLTFGAGVPRSEAPEGDELESLWGTTRTPLMLVGEQPGDLEDREGRPFVGPAGQLLAEVLGRAGLKRSELYITHAVKHFGWTEGEGGKRRLHPTPGRAELLACRGWLEAEVAAVRPRLIVALGATAAQAFLGPGFRINLSRGQVFETPWAEGWMATFHPSALLRMSDPRKRAEVRIHFEADLRSAAEWLRR, via the coding sequence ATGGCACCGGACCTGGTGTCCTTTCGCGCGGTGGCGCGGGGACTGCTGGCGCGCGGGGAGCCTCCGGAGCGGGTGCGCTTCGAGGAGTCCGGGGCGGCGCAGGGCTCGCTGCCGGCGCTGGGGGCGCCCGTGACGGAGCTGGGGCTTTCCTCGGGGCCGTCCGCGCCCGCGGTGCCCCGGGACTTCCTGGGGCTGGCTGAGAAGGTGGTGTGTCACCGGGACGCGGAGCGCTGGGCGCTGCTGTACCGCGTGCTGTGGCGGCTGACGCATGGGGAGCGCAACCTGCTGGAGGTGGACAGCGACGTGGACGTGCACCGGCTGCGGATGATGGAGCGGGCGGTGCGGCGGGACGTGCACGAGATGACGGCCTTCGTGCGGTTCCGGCGGGTGGAGCGGGGCGGGGTGGAGCACTTCATCGCGTGGCACCGGCCGGACCACCTCATCGTCCGGCACGTGGCGCCGTTCTTCGTGCGCCGCTTCCCGTCCATGCGCTGGAGCGTCCTCACGCCGGACGCCTGCGTGCACTGGGACCTGGCGCGGCTCACGTTCGGTGCCGGCGTGCCGCGCTCGGAGGCGCCGGAGGGGGACGAACTGGAGTCGCTGTGGGGGACCACGCGCACGCCGCTGATGCTGGTGGGCGAGCAGCCCGGGGACCTGGAGGACCGCGAGGGGCGCCCCTTCGTGGGGCCCGCGGGGCAACTCCTGGCCGAGGTGCTGGGGCGGGCGGGGCTGAAGCGCTCGGAGCTCTACATCACCCATGCGGTGAAGCACTTCGGGTGGACGGAGGGGGAGGGCGGGAAGCGGCGGCTGCATCCGACACCGGGGCGGGCGGAGCTGCTGGCGTGCCGGGGGTGGCTGGAGGCGGAGGTGGCGGCGGTGCGGCCCAGGCTCATCGTCGCGCTCGGGGCCACTGCGGCGCAGGCCTTCCTGGGGCCCGGGTTTCGCATCAACCTCAGCCGGGGGCAGGTGTTCGAGACGCCGTGGGCGGAGGGGTGGATGGCGACATTTCATCCGTCGGCGCTGCTGCGCATGTCGGATCCGCGCAAGCGGGCGGAGGTGCGCATCCACTTCGAGGCGGACCTGCGCTCGGCGGCGGAGTGGCTGCGGCGGTAG